Within Epilithonimonas zeae, the genomic segment TATTGTTTTTGGGTTCAAGTTGTATTTATCCAAAAATGGCACCTCAGCCTTTGAAAGAAGATTCTCTTTTAACAGGAACTTTGGAACCAACCAATGAGCCTTATGCCATTGCAAAAATCGCAGGTATCAAAATGTGTGATGCTTATAGAAGTCAATACGATTCTAATTTTATCTCGGCAATGCCAACCAATATGTATGGTCCAAATGATAATTATGATCTAAATAATTCTCACGTTTTGCCTGCTTTGTTAAGAAAATTCCACGAAGCTAAGGAACAAAATCATCCGGAAGTTGTAGTCTGGGGGACAGGAACACCACTTCGTGAGTTTTTACATTCCGATGATCTTGCGGAAGCCTGTATTTTTCTGATGCAGAATTACGATGATTTCGGACATGTTAACGTGGGTAGAGGCGAAGACATCAGCATTAAGGATTTGGCTTTATTGGTAAAGAAAATTGTTGGTTATGAGGGTAATATTGTTTGGGACACTTCAAAACCAGATGGAACACCTAGAAAAT encodes:
- a CDS encoding GDP-L-fucose synthase family protein; the encoded protein is MEKNSRIYVAGHRGLVGSAILRALEKQGFTNLITKTSIEVDLRDYNQTADLFAQEKPEYVFLAAAKVGGIQANNIYRAEFLYDNMMIQNNVIHQAHTNDVKKLLFLGSSCIYPKMAPQPLKEDSLLTGTLEPTNEPYAIAKIAGIKMCDAYRSQYDSNFISAMPTNMYGPNDNYDLNNSHVLPALLRKFHEAKEQNHPEVVVWGTGTPLREFLHSDDLAEACIFLMQNYDDFGHVNVGRGEDISIKDLALLVKKIVGYEGNIVWDTSKPDGTPRKLMDVTKINDLGWKAKIGLEEGIRDVYEKKFKTNSIT